The following proteins are co-located in the Pseudomonas synxantha genome:
- a CDS encoding ABC transporter substrate-binding protein yields MLKHAVLPLLVSAGLMAAAPAALAATNLVFCSEGSPAGFDPGQYTTGTDFDASAETMFNRLSQFERGGTAVVPGLATSWDVSPDGLTYTFHLREGVKFHTTPYFKPTREFSADDVLFTFNRMINKDDPFRKAYPTEFPYFTDMGMDTNIKNIEKVDDHTVKFTLGTVDAAFIQNLAMSFASIQSAEYAAQLLKEGKPADINQKPVGTGPFVFKSYQKDSNIRYTGNKDYWKPEDVKIDNLIFAITTDPSVRIQKLKKNECQITLFPRPADLKALGEDKDLKLPHQAGFNLGYVAYNVMDKVKGSDQPNPLADLRVRQALDMAVNKQQIIDSVYQGAGQLAVNAMPPTQWSYDTSIKDAKYDPEKAKALLKEAGVKEGTEIVLWAMPVQRPYNPNAKLMAEMLQNDWSKIGLKVKITSYEWGEYIKRSKGGENQAMIIGWSGDNGDPDNWLNVLFGCDSLSGNNFSKWCDKKFDGIVKEAKATSDVAKRTELYKQAQHILKDAVPMTPIAHSTVYQPMRNTVQDFKISPFGLNSFYGVSVSGK; encoded by the coding sequence ATGCTTAAACACGCAGTCCTTCCGTTATTAGTGAGCGCGGGCCTTATGGCCGCCGCCCCTGCAGCCCTTGCGGCAACTAACCTGGTGTTCTGCTCCGAAGGGAGCCCGGCCGGTTTCGATCCAGGCCAGTACACCACCGGAACAGACTTCGATGCCTCGGCCGAAACCATGTTCAACCGTCTGAGCCAGTTCGAACGTGGCGGCACCGCCGTGGTTCCTGGCCTGGCCACCAGCTGGGACGTGTCCCCGGATGGCCTGACGTATACCTTCCACCTTCGCGAAGGCGTCAAGTTCCATACCACCCCGTACTTCAAGCCGACTCGTGAATTTTCGGCAGACGACGTGCTGTTCACCTTCAACCGGATGATCAATAAAGACGATCCATTCCGTAAGGCCTACCCCACCGAGTTCCCGTACTTCACGGACATGGGGATGGACACCAACATCAAGAACATCGAGAAAGTCGATGACCACACCGTCAAGTTCACCCTTGGCACCGTGGATGCGGCTTTCATCCAGAACCTGGCCATGAGCTTCGCGTCGATCCAGTCCGCTGAATATGCCGCGCAGTTGCTCAAGGAAGGCAAGCCCGCCGACATCAACCAGAAGCCGGTTGGCACTGGCCCGTTCGTGTTCAAGAGCTACCAGAAAGATTCGAACATTCGCTACACCGGCAACAAGGACTACTGGAAACCTGAAGATGTGAAGATCGACAACCTGATCTTCGCAATCACCACTGACCCGTCGGTGCGTATCCAGAAGCTCAAGAAAAACGAATGCCAGATCACCCTGTTCCCACGTCCGGCCGACCTCAAGGCCCTGGGCGAAGACAAGGACCTGAAACTGCCGCACCAGGCCGGTTTCAACCTGGGCTACGTTGCCTACAACGTCATGGACAAGGTCAAGGGCAGCGATCAGCCAAACCCGCTGGCTGACCTGCGCGTACGCCAGGCGCTGGACATGGCGGTGAACAAGCAGCAGATCATTGACTCCGTGTACCAGGGCGCCGGTCAACTGGCCGTCAACGCCATGCCGCCGACCCAATGGTCCTACGACACCAGCATCAAAGACGCCAAGTACGACCCTGAAAAAGCCAAGGCGCTGCTCAAGGAAGCCGGCGTCAAGGAAGGTACCGAAATCGTCCTGTGGGCCATGCCGGTTCAGCGTCCGTACAACCCGAACGCCAAGCTGATGGCCGAGATGCTGCAGAACGACTGGTCCAAGATCGGCCTGAAGGTCAAGATCACCAGCTACGAGTGGGGCGAGTACATCAAGCGCTCCAAAGGCGGCGAGAACCAGGCCATGATCATTGGCTGGAGCGGCGACAATGGTGACCCGGACAACTGGCTGAACGTACTGTTCGGCTGCGACTCGCTGTCGGGTAACAACTTCTCCAAGTGGTGCGACAAAAAATTCGACGGCATCGTAAAAGAAGCCAAGGCCACATCGGATGTCGCCAAACGCACCGAGCTGTACAAGCAGGCGCAACATATCCTCAAAGATGCAGTCCCGATGACACCTATCGCGCACTCGACGGTGTATCAACCCATGCGTAATACCGTACAGGACTTCAAGATCAGCCCGTTTGGCTTGAACTCCTTCTACGGCGTTAGCGTCAGCGGCAAGTAA
- a CDS encoding ABC transporter substrate-binding protein, which yields MRHTTVLSAMFATSLLTVATMGQAAEKKSLVFCSEGSPAGFDTAQYTTATDNDAAEPLYNRLVEFEKGATDVVPGLATKWDISEDGLTYTFHLREGVKFHSNKEFKPTRDFNADDVLFTFNRMLDPDHPFRKAYPTEFPYFNGMSLNKNIAKVEKTGPYTVVMTLNTVDAAFVQNIAMSFAAILSAEYAEQLLKQARPSDINQKPIGTGPFVFQRYQKDSQIRYVGNKQYWDPSRVKLDQLIFAINTDASVRVQKLKAGECQVTLHPRPADVEALKTDPNLQLLTKPGFNLGYISYNVRHKPFDQLEVRQALDMAVNKQSILNAVYQGAGQLAVNAMPPTQWSYDDSIKDAAYNPEKAKELLKAAGVKDGTEITLWAMPVQRPYNPNAKLMAEMLQNDWAKIGLKVKIVSYEWGEYIKRTKNGEHDVSLIGWTGDNGDPDNWLGTLYSCDAIGGNNYSMWCDPAYDKLIKQAKVVTDREQRTVLYKQAQQLLKQQVPITPIAHSTVNQPLSAKVEGFKVSPFGRNVFSGVSITP from the coding sequence ATGCGCCATACCACCGTTCTATCCGCGATGTTTGCCACCAGCCTGCTGACCGTGGCCACGATGGGCCAAGCCGCCGAGAAGAAGAGCCTGGTGTTCTGCTCCGAAGGCAGCCCGGCAGGTTTTGATACTGCGCAATACACCACCGCCACCGACAACGATGCCGCAGAGCCGTTGTACAACCGCCTGGTCGAATTCGAAAAAGGCGCCACTGACGTGGTGCCAGGGCTGGCAACCAAGTGGGATATCTCCGAAGACGGGCTGACCTATACGTTTCACCTGCGTGAAGGGGTGAAGTTCCACAGCAACAAGGAATTCAAGCCGACGCGGGACTTCAACGCCGACGACGTGCTGTTCACCTTCAACCGCATGCTTGACCCCGACCACCCGTTCCGCAAGGCCTACCCTACCGAGTTTCCGTACTTCAACGGGATGAGCCTGAACAAGAATATCGCCAAGGTCGAAAAAACCGGCCCCTACACCGTGGTGATGACCTTGAACACGGTCGACGCCGCGTTCGTGCAGAACATCGCCATGAGCTTTGCCGCAATCCTCTCGGCCGAATACGCCGAGCAGTTGCTCAAGCAAGCCCGGCCCAGCGACATCAACCAGAAGCCGATCGGCACTGGCCCCTTCGTGTTCCAGCGCTACCAGAAAGACTCGCAGATCCGTTATGTGGGCAACAAACAGTACTGGGACCCGAGCCGGGTCAAACTGGACCAACTGATCTTCGCCATCAACACCGATGCCTCCGTGCGGGTGCAGAAGCTCAAGGCCGGCGAATGCCAGGTCACCCTGCATCCACGCCCCGCCGATGTCGAAGCCCTCAAGACTGACCCGAACCTGCAACTGCTGACCAAACCTGGCTTCAACCTCGGCTATATCTCTTACAACGTGCGCCATAAACCCTTCGACCAGCTCGAGGTCCGTCAGGCATTGGACATGGCAGTGAACAAGCAGAGCATCCTGAATGCCGTGTACCAGGGCGCCGGGCAACTGGCGGTCAACGCCATGCCGCCGACGCAATGGTCCTACGACGACAGCATCAAGGACGCCGCCTACAACCCGGAAAAAGCCAAGGAACTGCTCAAGGCCGCCGGCGTCAAGGACGGCACCGAGATCACCCTGTGGGCCATGCCCGTGCAGCGCCCCTACAACCCCAACGCCAAGCTGATGGCCGAGATGCTGCAGAACGACTGGGCCAAGATCGGCCTCAAGGTCAAGATCGTCAGCTATGAGTGGGGCGAATACATCAAGCGCACCAAGAACGGTGAGCACGATGTCAGCCTGATCGGCTGGACCGGCGACAACGGTGACCCGGACAACTGGCTCGGCACCCTCTACAGCTGCGACGCCATCGGCGGGAACAACTACTCCATGTGGTGTGACCCGGCGTACGACAAGCTGATCAAGCAAGCCAAGGTCGTGACCGACCGCGAACAAAGGACTGTTCTGTACAAACAGGCGCAGCAACTGCTCAAGCAGCAGGTGCCGATCACGCCCATCGCCCACTCGACGGTCAACCAACCGTTAAGCGCCAAAGTCGAAGGTTTCAAAGTGAGCCCCTTCGGCCGCAACGTGTTCTCGGGCGTCAGCATTACCCCATAA
- a CDS encoding OprD family outer membrane porin yields the protein MKLSSKALLALAISSITATAYAEPASQDFVPTTLAGTSAQGEAKGFIEDFSLGGTTRNWYSHESKYRGGTFAYQKHGQTLTDRNRTNWVQGTILNASSGFTQGTVGVKTEVAVYNALVLDRSKRDIKGGSNRTLADSNGDAVDQWSKLGLANVQFRVSNTTLTAGRQNFSSGIVDTIGNRALPSSFQGVSFNSEEFSNLSFQGGVFDRVSPRSEQSLSKFRTEYGNGAETDKVSTLGVNYQPLKSLKTSFFAANVKDFWNQYYFGATHELGDAQQLGLTTGFNYYKTVDEGKKEMGEIDNDTFSLSLGLTHQAHSLTFGYQQVNGNEYFDYLHETNGIYLANSLTSDFNGPNEKSFQIAYAINMAEYGVPGLKFNAYSARGWGIDGTHYTGNNGRAKFAYDGIQSQDGEKHQEYGVGASYAVQSGPLKATAIRATYVEHRGSEFQSDGSIKEFRLVTTIPFNIL from the coding sequence ATGAAACTGAGCAGCAAAGCGCTTCTGGCCCTGGCCATCAGCAGCATCACGGCGACCGCCTATGCTGAACCCGCCAGCCAGGACTTCGTTCCTACCACATTGGCCGGCACCAGCGCCCAAGGCGAGGCCAAGGGCTTCATTGAAGATTTCAGCCTCGGCGGCACCACGCGTAACTGGTACTCCCATGAAAGCAAATACCGTGGGGGCACCTTCGCCTACCAGAAGCACGGCCAGACCCTTACTGATCGCAACCGTACCAACTGGGTGCAGGGCACCATCCTCAACGCCAGCTCGGGTTTCACCCAGGGCACCGTTGGGGTCAAGACCGAAGTAGCGGTCTACAACGCCCTGGTACTGGACCGCAGCAAGCGTGACATCAAGGGTGGCTCCAACCGTACCCTGGCGGACTCCAACGGCGACGCCGTCGACCAGTGGAGCAAGCTGGGCCTGGCCAACGTGCAGTTCCGCGTGTCCAACACCACCTTGACCGCCGGTCGCCAGAACTTCAGCAGCGGCATCGTCGACACCATCGGCAACCGTGCCCTGCCTTCAAGCTTCCAGGGTGTGAGCTTCAACAGCGAAGAGTTCAGCAACCTGTCGTTCCAGGGCGGCGTGTTTGACCGCGTTTCGCCACGTAGCGAGCAGAGCCTGTCGAAATTCCGTACCGAATACGGCAATGGCGCAGAAACCGACAAAGTGTCCACCCTGGGCGTGAACTACCAGCCGCTGAAAAGCCTGAAGACCAGCTTCTTCGCCGCCAACGTGAAGGACTTCTGGAACCAGTACTACTTCGGCGCTACCCACGAATTGGGCGACGCTCAGCAACTGGGCCTGACCACCGGCTTCAACTACTACAAGACTGTCGACGAAGGCAAAAAAGAGATGGGGGAAATCGACAACGATACCTTCTCCCTGTCCCTGGGCCTGACTCACCAGGCACACAGCCTGACCTTCGGTTACCAGCAAGTGAACGGTAACGAGTACTTCGACTACCTGCACGAAACCAACGGCATCTACCTGGCCAACTCCCTGACCTCGGACTTCAACGGCCCGAACGAGAAATCCTTCCAGATCGCCTATGCCATCAACATGGCTGAATACGGCGTACCAGGCCTGAAGTTCAATGCCTACTCGGCCCGCGGCTGGGGCATCGACGGTACCCACTACACCGGCAACAATGGCCGCGCCAAGTTCGCCTACGACGGCATCCAGTCCCAGGACGGCGAGAAGCACCAGGAATACGGTGTAGGCGCTTCCTACGCGGTGCAGAGTGGCCCGCTCAAGGCCACCGCGATTCGCGCCACCTACGTTGAACACCGTGGCAGCGAGTTCCAGTCCGATGGCAGCATCAAGGAATTCCGTCTGGTTACCACCATCCCATTCAACATCCTTTAA
- a CDS encoding ABC transporter substrate-binding protein — MKMLPLQAAMAAALLSVAIGVSAKPLVVCTEASPEGFDPVLYTTAVTADAAAETMFNRLVDFKPGTTEVVPALAKSWEISDDGLTYTFHLRDDVKFHTTDYFKPSRNLNADDVLWSFQRQLDPKHPWHNKSTTGFPYFESMGFKELLKSVEKVDDHTVVFTLTRPEAPFLADVAMPFTAIHSAEYADKLLAAGKTDELNSKPIGTGPFIFIRYQKDAQVRFKANPEYFRGKPPADPLILAIAVDNNVRLQKLKANECQIALYPKPDDLPSIKKDPNLKVDELAAMTTSYTALNTTHKYMSDPRVRHAINIAFDKAGYTDALYGKGNAVVGTGPYPPTLLGFNDKLKNPPRDLDKARALLKEAGVPEGTEFTLFTRNGGGPTNPNPMLGAQRMQADLAQIGLKVNIKVMEWGEMLKRAKAGEHDMVSAGWAGDNGDPDNFLTPNLSCDAAKNGENYARWCNKEFQDLIDKARAIAEPQQRAALYEQALDVFEKDQPWIPMAYPKMFTAMRKNVEGYTQSPLTNNNFATTQVK, encoded by the coding sequence ATGAAAATGCTCCCGCTACAAGCCGCCATGGCTGCCGCGCTGTTGAGCGTGGCGATCGGCGTTTCGGCCAAACCGCTGGTGGTCTGCACCGAAGCCAGCCCGGAAGGTTTCGACCCGGTGCTGTACACCACCGCCGTGACCGCTGATGCCGCTGCTGAAACCATGTTCAACCGTCTAGTGGATTTCAAGCCGGGTACGACCGAGGTAGTGCCCGCGCTGGCCAAGTCATGGGAAATCAGTGATGACGGCCTGACCTACACGTTCCACCTGCGCGATGACGTCAAGTTCCACACTACCGATTACTTCAAGCCTTCGCGCAACTTGAATGCCGACGATGTGCTGTGGAGCTTCCAGCGCCAGTTGGACCCGAAACACCCGTGGCATAACAAGTCCACCACCGGTTTCCCTTATTTTGAAAGCATGGGTTTCAAGGAACTGCTCAAGAGTGTCGAGAAGGTTGACGATCACACCGTGGTCTTCACCCTGACGCGCCCTGAAGCACCGTTCCTGGCCGATGTTGCAATGCCGTTCACCGCTATCCATTCCGCCGAATACGCCGACAAGCTGCTCGCCGCCGGCAAGACCGACGAACTCAACAGCAAGCCGATCGGCACCGGCCCATTCATCTTCATCCGCTATCAGAAAGATGCTCAGGTGCGCTTCAAGGCCAACCCGGAATACTTCCGTGGCAAGCCGCCCGCCGACCCGTTGATCCTGGCCATTGCGGTCGATAACAACGTGCGCTTGCAAAAGCTCAAGGCCAATGAATGTCAAATCGCGCTTTATCCCAAGCCGGATGATCTGCCGAGCATCAAGAAAGATCCGAACCTGAAAGTCGATGAGCTGGCGGCCATGACCACCAGCTACACCGCCCTGAACACTACCCACAAGTACATGAGCGACCCACGGGTGCGTCACGCGATCAACATTGCGTTCGACAAGGCCGGCTACACCGACGCCCTGTACGGCAAAGGCAACGCGGTGGTGGGCACCGGCCCGTATCCACCGACCTTGCTGGGCTTCAATGACAAGCTCAAGAACCCACCTCGCGACTTGGACAAGGCCCGTGCCCTGCTCAAGGAAGCCGGCGTACCGGAGGGCACCGAGTTCACCCTGTTCACCCGTAACGGCGGCGGCCCGACCAACCCCAACCCAATGCTCGGCGCCCAGCGCATGCAGGCAGACCTGGCCCAGATCGGCCTGAAGGTCAACATCAAGGTCATGGAATGGGGCGAGATGCTCAAGCGCGCCAAGGCAGGCGAGCACGACATGGTTTCCGCCGGCTGGGCGGGGGATAACGGCGACCCGGATAACTTCCTCACGCCTAACCTGAGTTGCGATGCAGCGAAAAACGGCGAAAACTACGCCCGTTGGTGTAACAAGGAGTTTCAGGACTTGATCGACAAGGCGCGCGCCATCGCTGAACCCCAGCAACGGGCCGCACTCTATGAACAAGCCCTGGATGTTTTCGAGAAGGACCAGCCGTGGATACCCATGGCTTATCCAAAAATGTTTACCGCCATGCGCAAGAACGTCGAGGGTTATACCCAAAGCCCGCTGACGAACAATAACTTCGCCACCACCCAGGTGAAGTAA
- a CDS encoding ABC transporter permease subunit, with translation MFSFIARRLGLLIPTFFGITLLTFALIRMIPGDPVEVMMGERRVDPEMHAQAMERLGLNKPLYAQYLDYVGKLAQGDLGESLRTRTSVWTEFTALFPATLELSMAALLFAGILGLLAGVIAALKRGSLFDHGVMGISLAGYSMPIFWWGLILIMFFSVSLGWTPVSGRIDLLYDIEPRTGFMLIDTLLADEPDAFWDALHHLILPAIVLGTIPLAVIARMTRSSMLEVLREDYIRTAKAKGLSPARVVFVHGLRNALIPVLTVVGLQVGTLLAGAVLTETIFSWPGIGKWLIEAIGARDYPVVQNGILLIACLVILVNFVVDILYGFANPRIRHQR, from the coding sequence ATGTTTAGTTTTATTGCCCGCCGACTGGGGTTATTGATCCCCACGTTCTTCGGCATCACGTTGCTGACCTTTGCGTTGATTCGCATGATTCCAGGCGACCCCGTAGAAGTCATGATGGGCGAGCGACGGGTTGACCCCGAAATGCACGCCCAGGCAATGGAGCGCCTTGGCCTTAACAAGCCGCTGTATGCGCAATACCTGGATTACGTCGGCAAGCTCGCCCAGGGCGACCTTGGCGAATCGCTGCGCACCCGCACCAGCGTGTGGACCGAGTTCACCGCCCTCTTCCCCGCGACCCTGGAACTGTCCATGGCCGCCCTGTTGTTCGCCGGTATCCTGGGCCTGTTAGCCGGGGTGATCGCGGCTTTGAAACGAGGATCCCTGTTCGACCATGGGGTGATGGGCATCTCCCTGGCGGGCTATTCGATGCCGATCTTCTGGTGGGGCCTGATCCTGATCATGTTCTTCTCGGTAAGCCTGGGCTGGACCCCGGTTTCCGGGCGTATCGACCTGCTCTACGACATCGAGCCGCGCACCGGTTTCATGCTGATCGACACCCTGCTGGCCGACGAGCCGGACGCGTTCTGGGACGCCCTGCACCACCTGATCCTGCCGGCCATCGTGCTGGGCACCATCCCGCTGGCGGTGATCGCGCGGATGACCCGTTCGTCGATGCTCGAAGTACTGCGTGAAGACTACATTCGTACCGCCAAGGCCAAGGGCCTGTCGCCGGCACGCGTGGTATTCGTGCACGGCCTGCGCAACGCGCTGATTCCGGTACTTACCGTGGTCGGCCTGCAAGTCGGCACGCTGCTGGCCGGTGCGGTACTGACCGAGACCATCTTCTCGTGGCCCGGCATCGGCAAATGGCTGATCGAAGCCATTGGCGCACGGGACTACCCGGTGGTGCAAAACGGCATTCTGCTGATCGCCTGCCTGGTGATCCTGGTGAACTTCGTAGTGGACATCCTCTACGGCTTCGCCAACCCACGCATCCGTCACCAGCGCTGA
- a CDS encoding ABC transporter permease subunit: MTTSTPVSAVDQSLLYPSPYKEFWQAFSKNKGAVAGLLFMLLIVFCAIFAPWVAPHNPSEQYRDFLLTPPAWLEGGQMQFLLGTDELGRDLLSRLIQGSRLSLLIGLSSVVMSLIPGILLGLFAGFFPRLLGPTIMRLMDIMLALPSLLLAVAIVAILGPGLINTVIAIAIVSLPSYVRLTRAAVMGELNRDYVTAARLAGAGLPRLMFITVLPNCMAPLIVQATLSFSSAILDAAALGFLGLGVQPPTPEWGTMLASARDYIERAWWVVSLPGLTILLSVLAINLMGDGLRDALDPKLKNAA, encoded by the coding sequence ATGACTACCTCTACTCCAGTGTCAGCAGTCGATCAGAGCCTGCTGTACCCGTCTCCATACAAAGAATTCTGGCAAGCCTTCTCCAAGAACAAAGGCGCGGTTGCCGGCCTGCTGTTCATGTTGCTGATCGTGTTCTGCGCGATCTTCGCCCCGTGGGTGGCACCGCATAACCCCAGCGAGCAATACCGCGACTTCCTGCTGACCCCGCCAGCCTGGCTGGAAGGTGGGCAGATGCAGTTCCTGCTCGGCACCGACGAATTGGGCCGTGACCTGCTCTCGCGCCTGATCCAGGGTTCGCGCCTGTCGTTGCTGATCGGCTTGTCGTCAGTGGTGATGTCGCTGATCCCGGGCATCCTGCTGGGCCTGTTCGCCGGGTTCTTCCCGCGCTTGCTTGGCCCGACCATCATGCGCCTGATGGACATCATGCTGGCCCTGCCATCGCTGCTGCTGGCCGTTGCCATTGTCGCCATCCTCGGCCCTGGCCTGATCAACACCGTGATCGCCATCGCCATCGTGTCGCTGCCGTCCTACGTGCGTCTGACCCGCGCCGCGGTGATGGGCGAACTGAACCGCGACTACGTGACGGCCGCCCGTCTTGCCGGCGCCGGCCTGCCACGCCTGATGTTCATCACCGTGCTGCCTAACTGCATGGCACCGCTGATCGTCCAGGCCACCCTGAGCTTCTCGTCGGCGATCCTCGATGCCGCCGCCCTGGGCTTCCTCGGCCTTGGCGTACAACCGCCAACCCCGGAGTGGGGCACCATGCTGGCCTCGGCTCGGGACTACATCGAACGCGCCTGGTGGGTGGTGAGCCTGCCTGGTTTGACCATTTTGCTCAGCGTGCTGGCAATCAACTTGATGGGTGACGGCCTGCGCGATGCGCTGGACCCGAAACTCAAGAACGCCGCCTGA
- a CDS encoding ABC transporter ATP-binding protein: MSLLEIKNLNVRFGDKTAVPVVDGLDITVDKGEVLAIVGESGSGKSVTMMALMGLIEHPGIVTADALNFDGKDMLKLSNRQRRQIVGKDLAMVFQDPMTALNPSYTVGFQIEEVLRLHLKMSGKQARKRAIELLEKVEIPGAASRMDAYPHQLSGGMSQRVAIAMAIAGEPKLLIADEPTTALDVTIQAQIMELLLALQKEQNMGLVLITHDLAVVAETAQRVCVMYAGQAVEVGQVPQLFDIPAHPYSEALLKAIPEHSLGATRLATLPGIVPGRYDRPQGCLLSPRCPYVRDNCRTERPALDPKTNSLARCFYPLNQEVA, translated from the coding sequence ATGTCACTGTTAGAAATAAAGAATCTCAACGTACGCTTCGGCGACAAGACCGCCGTGCCGGTGGTCGATGGCCTCGACATTACCGTCGACAAAGGCGAAGTACTGGCGATCGTTGGCGAGTCGGGTTCGGGTAAATCCGTGACCATGATGGCGCTGATGGGCCTGATCGAGCACCCAGGCATCGTCACCGCCGACGCCCTGAACTTCGACGGCAAGGACATGCTCAAGCTGAGCAACCGCCAGCGCCGCCAGATCGTCGGCAAAGACCTGGCGATGGTGTTCCAAGACCCGATGACCGCGCTCAACCCCAGCTACACCGTGGGTTTCCAGATCGAAGAAGTGCTGCGCCTGCATTTGAAAATGTCCGGCAAGCAAGCGCGCAAGCGTGCGATCGAGCTGCTGGAAAAGGTTGAAATCCCAGGCGCTGCCAGCCGGATGGATGCCTACCCGCACCAACTGTCCGGTGGTATGAGCCAGCGCGTGGCAATCGCCATGGCGATTGCCGGCGAGCCCAAGCTACTGATCGCCGATGAACCGACCACTGCGTTGGACGTGACCATCCAGGCGCAGATCATGGAGCTGCTGCTGGCCCTGCAGAAAGAGCAGAACATGGGCCTGGTGCTGATCACCCACGACCTCGCCGTGGTGGCCGAAACCGCCCAGCGCGTGTGTGTGATGTATGCCGGCCAGGCCGTGGAAGTTGGCCAGGTGCCACAACTGTTCGACATTCCAGCGCACCCCTACAGCGAAGCGCTGCTCAAGGCGATTCCGGAACACAGCCTGGGCGCCACGCGCCTGGCCACGCTGCCAGGCATCGTGCCCGGTCGGTATGACCGTCCGCAAGGTTGCCTGCTGTCGCCGCGTTGCCCGTACGTACGCGATAACTGCCGCACCGAACGTCCGGCTCTCGATCCGAAAACCAACAGCCTCGCGCGTTGCTTCTACCCCTTGAACCAGGAGGTGGCGTAA
- a CDS encoding peptide ABC transporter ATP-binding protein has protein sequence MAVVLTARDLTRHYEVSRGLFKGHATVRALNGVSFELEAGKTLAVVGESGCGKSTLARALTLIEEPSSGSLKIAGQEVAGADKAQRKQLRKDVQMVFQSPYASLNPRQKVGDQLAEPLLINTNLSAAERREKVQAMMKQVGLRPEHYQRYPHMFSGGQRQRIALARAMMLQPKVLVADEPTSALDVSIQAQVLNLFMDLQQEFNTAYVFISHNLAVVQHVADDVMVMYLGRPVEVGPKEDIYARPLHPYTQALLSATPTIHPDPDKPKIKIVGELPNPLNPPPGCAFHKRCPYATERCSSEEPLLRPLDNRQVACHYAEQFVA, from the coding sequence ATGGCCGTCGTTCTTACCGCCCGCGACCTGACCCGTCACTACGAAGTGTCCCGTGGCCTGTTCAAGGGCCACGCCACCGTACGTGCTCTCAATGGTGTGTCCTTCGAACTGGAAGCCGGCAAGACCCTGGCCGTGGTAGGCGAGTCGGGTTGCGGCAAATCCACCCTGGCCCGGGCCCTGACGCTGATTGAAGAGCCCTCGTCGGGCTCCTTGAAAATCGCCGGGCAAGAAGTGGCTGGCGCCGACAAGGCCCAGCGCAAGCAGTTGCGCAAAGACGTGCAAATGGTGTTCCAGAGCCCCTATGCCTCTTTGAACCCACGCCAGAAGGTCGGCGATCAACTGGCGGAACCGTTGCTGATCAACACCAACCTGTCCGCTGCCGAGCGCCGCGAAAAAGTGCAGGCGATGATGAAGCAAGTGGGCCTGCGCCCCGAGCATTATCAGCGCTACCCGCACATGTTCTCCGGCGGCCAGCGCCAGCGTATCGCCCTGGCCCGGGCAATGATGCTGCAACCCAAAGTGCTGGTGGCGGATGAGCCGACCTCGGCGCTGGACGTGTCGATCCAGGCCCAGGTGCTCAACCTGTTCATGGACCTGCAGCAGGAGTTCAACACCGCCTACGTGTTCATCTCCCATAACCTGGCGGTGGTGCAGCACGTTGCTGACGATGTGATGGTGATGTACCTCGGCCGCCCCGTGGAAGTGGGCCCCAAGGAAGACATTTACGCACGCCCCCTGCACCCCTACACCCAGGCGCTGCTGTCGGCCACCCCGACGATTCATCCTGACCCGGACAAGCCGAAGATCAAGATCGTCGGCGAGCTGCCCAACCCGCTGAATCCGCCGCCTGGCTGCGCGTTCCACAAGCGTTGCCCGTATGCGACCGAACGCTGCAGCAGCGAGGAGCCGTTGTTGCGGCCGTTGGATAATCGGCAGGTGGCGTGCCATTACGCGGAGCAGTTTGTGGCCTGA